In Oncorhynchus tshawytscha isolate Ot180627B linkage group LG06, Otsh_v2.0, whole genome shotgun sequence, the following are encoded in one genomic region:
- the nvl gene encoding nuclear valosin-containing protein-like isoform X2 → MDYGRRNKTAFRIQVEKVHGVICDESGLNDLENKHLAKRARHSEKDAGDGSSNMDDTTDSDEDLPEQPPINLMNNSLMSLYKKGNPESGASPRRDKSASDSPAPEAHSTPQSVGTKVSAGGWFIDKGRGLEHDSILIDLCEEEAASPAGNKQTDASMLEPEKTPKKGKLKKSKRRKGGASKGNDGAIEASIMNKKARTKSIELQYSTLKFEDVGGNEDTLTEVCKLLIHMRHPEVYQQLGVVPPRGFLLHGPPGCGKTLLAQAVAGEMELPMLKVSAPELVSGVSGESEQKLRELFEQAVTSSPCILFIDEIDAITPKREVASKDMERRIVAQLLTCMDDLNSLAVTAQVMVIGATNRPDSLDPALRRAGRFDKEICLGIPDEAARLRILKTLCRKLKLPEDFDYRQLARLTPGYVGADLMALCREAAMSAVNRVLLEKQDKNQGLVPMAEERAESEGPQGAGPLPQGPERFQASADTVIQEMTDLSHVPQGDKQQLPLATETTFRGELCRLLSLLKSSESLSEEQLAGLCILMSDFQGSLASVQPSAKREGFATVPDVTWEDVGALHDIREELTMAILAPVRSPEQFKALGLSAPAGVLLAGPPGCGKTLLAKAVANESGLNFISVKGPELLNMYVGESERAVRQVFQRGRNSAPCVIFFDEIDALCPRRSGHESGASVRVVNQLLTEMDGLETRRQVFIMAATNRPDIIDPAVLRPGRLDKTLYVGLPPPSDRHAILLTITKGGSRPHLEQDVSLEEMAHDVRSDCFTGADLSALVREASVNALRAYLLTQPNPSYTGHSYSNGPVADIRVSKQNFEDAFKKVRPSVSKKDQRMYEQLKESLTG, encoded by the exons ATGGACTATGGCAGGCGAAACAAGACTGCATTCAGAATTCAGGTTGAAAAAG TCCATGGAGTGATATGCGATGAATCTGGACTGAATGATCTGGAGAACAAGCACTTGGCCAAGAGAGCCAGACACAGTGAGAAGGATGCTGG GGATGGCAGCAGTAACATGGATGACACTACTGATAGTGATGAGGACCTTCCTGAACAACCG CCCATCAACCTCATGAATAACTCCCTGATGTCCCTGTACAAGAAGGGGAACCCAGAGAGTGGGGCATCTCCCAGGAGGGACAAGTCTGCATCAGACAGCCCTGCCCCTGAGGCTCACTCCACCCCTCAGAGTGTTGGTACCAAGGTGTCTGCGGGGGGCTGGTTCATAGACAAGGGCAGAGGCCTGGAGCATGACAGCATCCTCATTGACCTGTGTGAAGAGGAGGCAGCCAGTCCTGCAGGAAAT AAGCAGACAGATGCCTCAATGCTTGAGCCTGAGAAGACACCAAAAAAAGGCAAATTAAAAAAATCTAAACGTCGGAAAGGGGGAGCGTCAAAGGGCAATGATGGTGCCATCGAGGCCAGTATCATGAACAAGAAAG CGAGGACTAAATCCATTGAACTACAGTATTCAACATTAAAGTTTGAAGATGTTGGAGGCAATGAGGACACATTGACG GAGGTGTGTAAGCTGCTGATACATATGCGTCACCCAGAGGTGTACCAGCAGTTGGGGGTGGTCCCTCCACGGGGGTTCCTGCTCCATGGCCCCCCTGGCTGTGGAAAAACCCTGCTGGCCCAAGCTGTGGCTGGG GAgatggagctgcccatgctgaAGGTGTCGGCGCCAGAGCTGGTGTCTGGGGTGTCAGGGGAGTCTGAGCAGAAGCTGAGAGAGCTGTTTGAGCAGGCTGTG ACTAGCTCCCCTTGCATCCTGTTCATTGATGAGATTGATGCCATCACTCCTAAGCGAGAGGTGGCCTCCAAGGACATGGAGAGACGGATTGTTGCTCAGCTGCTCACCTGCATGGATG ACCTGAACTCATTAGCGGTCACAGCCCAGGTGATGGTTATTGGTGCCACCAACCGGCCAGACTCTCTGGACCCAGCGCTGCGCCGGGCTGGACGCTTTGACAAAGAAATCTGTCTGGGGATACCTGATGAAGCAGCTCGTCTCAG AATTCTGAAGACCCTGTGTCGGAAGCTGAAGCTCCCTGAGGACTTTGACTACCGGCAGCTGGCGCGTCTTACCCCGGGGTACGTGGGAGCTGACCTAATGGCGCTGTGCCGCGAGGCCGCCATGAGCGCCGTCAACCGGGTCCTGCTGGAGAAGCAGGACAAGAACCAGGGGCTGGTCCCCATGGCGGAAGAGAGAGCAGAGTCCGAGGGGCCTCAGGGCGCAGGTCCTCTCCCACAGGGCCCAGAGAGATTCCAGGCCTCAGCAGACACAGTGATCCAGGAGATGACAGACCTTAGCCACGTACCACAGGGAGACAAGCAGCAGCTGCCTCTGGCTACTGAGACAACCTTCAGG GGGGAGCTTTGTCGCCTGCTGTCCCTGCTAAAGAGCAGTGAGTCGCTGTCTGAGGAGCAGCTTGCTGGCTTGTGCATCCTCATGTCAGACTTCCAGGGTTCCCTGGCCAGCGTACAACCCTCTGCAAAGCGTGAAGGCTTCGCCACGGTGCCAGACGTCACCTGGGAGGACGTGGGGGCCCTGCATGACATCCGCGAAGAGCTCACCATGGCCATCCTG gcccctgtGCGTTCTCCTGAGCAGTTCAAAGCTCTGGGTCTCAGTGCTCCTGCAGGGGTGTTGCTAGCTGGGCCTCCCGGTTGTGGAAAGACCCTGCTGGCCAAG GCTGTTGCCAATGAGTCAGGACTTAACTTCATCTCTGTCAAGGGGCCAGAGCTGCTGAACATG TATgtgggagagagcgagcgggCCGTGCGACAGGTGTTCCAGAGAGGACGGAACTCTGCCCCTTGTGTCATCTTTTTCGACGAGATCGATGCACTGTGCCCCCGCCGCTCTGGGCATGAG TCTGGAGCCAGTGTTCGTGTGGTCAACCAGCTGCTTACTGAGATGGACGGACTGGAGACCCGGCGGCAGGTCTTCATCATGGCGGCTACCAATAGACCAG ATATCATTGATCCTGCTGTGCTGAGACCAGGTCGTCTGGACAAGACCCTGTATGTGGGCCTCCCACCTCCATCAGACCGGCACGCCATCTTACTCACCATCACCAAG GGGGGCAGCAGGCCTCATCTGGAGCAGGATGTGAGTCTGGAGGAGATGGCCCATGACGTGCGCAGTGACTGCTTCAC TGGGGCAGACCTGTCTGCGTTGGTGAGGGAAGCCTCTGTCAATGCTCTGAGAGCCTACCTCCTGACCCAACCCAACCCATCTTACACAG GTCACAGCTACTCCAACGGCCCTGTGGCCGACATCCGGGTCAGCAAGCAGAACTTTGAGGACGCCTTCAAGAAAGTACGGCCGTCTGTGTCTAAAAAG GACCAGCGTATGTACGAGCAGCTAAAGGAATCTCTTACAGGGTGA
- the nvl gene encoding nuclear valosin-containing protein-like isoform X1, which translates to MNNRRCGVDNRLKQRVEQYLSNQSGQYVDITSMAHDLQRLYRMDYGRRNKTAFRIQVEKVHGVICDESGLNDLENKHLAKRARHSEKDAGDGSSNMDDTTDSDEDLPEQPPINLMNNSLMSLYKKGNPESGASPRRDKSASDSPAPEAHSTPQSVGTKVSAGGWFIDKGRGLEHDSILIDLCEEEAASPAGNKQTDASMLEPEKTPKKGKLKKSKRRKGGASKGNDGAIEASIMNKKARTKSIELQYSTLKFEDVGGNEDTLTEVCKLLIHMRHPEVYQQLGVVPPRGFLLHGPPGCGKTLLAQAVAGEMELPMLKVSAPELVSGVSGESEQKLRELFEQAVTSSPCILFIDEIDAITPKREVASKDMERRIVAQLLTCMDDLNSLAVTAQVMVIGATNRPDSLDPALRRAGRFDKEICLGIPDEAARLRILKTLCRKLKLPEDFDYRQLARLTPGYVGADLMALCREAAMSAVNRVLLEKQDKNQGLVPMAEERAESEGPQGAGPLPQGPERFQASADTVIQEMTDLSHVPQGDKQQLPLATETTFRGELCRLLSLLKSSESLSEEQLAGLCILMSDFQGSLASVQPSAKREGFATVPDVTWEDVGALHDIREELTMAILAPVRSPEQFKALGLSAPAGVLLAGPPGCGKTLLAKAVANESGLNFISVKGPELLNMYVGESERAVRQVFQRGRNSAPCVIFFDEIDALCPRRSGHESGASVRVVNQLLTEMDGLETRRQVFIMAATNRPDIIDPAVLRPGRLDKTLYVGLPPPSDRHAILLTITKGGSRPHLEQDVSLEEMAHDVRSDCFTGADLSALVREASVNALRAYLLTQPNPSYTGHSYSNGPVADIRVSKQNFEDAFKKVRPSVSKKDQRMYEQLKESLTG; encoded by the exons ATGAATAACAGACGTTGCGGAGTGGACAACCGACTCAAACAGAGAGTTGAGCAG TATTTGAGTAACCAGAGTGGCCAGTATGTTGACATTACTTCAATGGCACATGATCTTCAGAGACTCTACAG AATGGACTATGGCAGGCGAAACAAGACTGCATTCAGAATTCAGGTTGAAAAAG TCCATGGAGTGATATGCGATGAATCTGGACTGAATGATCTGGAGAACAAGCACTTGGCCAAGAGAGCCAGACACAGTGAGAAGGATGCTGG GGATGGCAGCAGTAACATGGATGACACTACTGATAGTGATGAGGACCTTCCTGAACAACCG CCCATCAACCTCATGAATAACTCCCTGATGTCCCTGTACAAGAAGGGGAACCCAGAGAGTGGGGCATCTCCCAGGAGGGACAAGTCTGCATCAGACAGCCCTGCCCCTGAGGCTCACTCCACCCCTCAGAGTGTTGGTACCAAGGTGTCTGCGGGGGGCTGGTTCATAGACAAGGGCAGAGGCCTGGAGCATGACAGCATCCTCATTGACCTGTGTGAAGAGGAGGCAGCCAGTCCTGCAGGAAAT AAGCAGACAGATGCCTCAATGCTTGAGCCTGAGAAGACACCAAAAAAAGGCAAATTAAAAAAATCTAAACGTCGGAAAGGGGGAGCGTCAAAGGGCAATGATGGTGCCATCGAGGCCAGTATCATGAACAAGAAAG CGAGGACTAAATCCATTGAACTACAGTATTCAACATTAAAGTTTGAAGATGTTGGAGGCAATGAGGACACATTGACG GAGGTGTGTAAGCTGCTGATACATATGCGTCACCCAGAGGTGTACCAGCAGTTGGGGGTGGTCCCTCCACGGGGGTTCCTGCTCCATGGCCCCCCTGGCTGTGGAAAAACCCTGCTGGCCCAAGCTGTGGCTGGG GAgatggagctgcccatgctgaAGGTGTCGGCGCCAGAGCTGGTGTCTGGGGTGTCAGGGGAGTCTGAGCAGAAGCTGAGAGAGCTGTTTGAGCAGGCTGTG ACTAGCTCCCCTTGCATCCTGTTCATTGATGAGATTGATGCCATCACTCCTAAGCGAGAGGTGGCCTCCAAGGACATGGAGAGACGGATTGTTGCTCAGCTGCTCACCTGCATGGATG ACCTGAACTCATTAGCGGTCACAGCCCAGGTGATGGTTATTGGTGCCACCAACCGGCCAGACTCTCTGGACCCAGCGCTGCGCCGGGCTGGACGCTTTGACAAAGAAATCTGTCTGGGGATACCTGATGAAGCAGCTCGTCTCAG AATTCTGAAGACCCTGTGTCGGAAGCTGAAGCTCCCTGAGGACTTTGACTACCGGCAGCTGGCGCGTCTTACCCCGGGGTACGTGGGAGCTGACCTAATGGCGCTGTGCCGCGAGGCCGCCATGAGCGCCGTCAACCGGGTCCTGCTGGAGAAGCAGGACAAGAACCAGGGGCTGGTCCCCATGGCGGAAGAGAGAGCAGAGTCCGAGGGGCCTCAGGGCGCAGGTCCTCTCCCACAGGGCCCAGAGAGATTCCAGGCCTCAGCAGACACAGTGATCCAGGAGATGACAGACCTTAGCCACGTACCACAGGGAGACAAGCAGCAGCTGCCTCTGGCTACTGAGACAACCTTCAGG GGGGAGCTTTGTCGCCTGCTGTCCCTGCTAAAGAGCAGTGAGTCGCTGTCTGAGGAGCAGCTTGCTGGCTTGTGCATCCTCATGTCAGACTTCCAGGGTTCCCTGGCCAGCGTACAACCCTCTGCAAAGCGTGAAGGCTTCGCCACGGTGCCAGACGTCACCTGGGAGGACGTGGGGGCCCTGCATGACATCCGCGAAGAGCTCACCATGGCCATCCTG gcccctgtGCGTTCTCCTGAGCAGTTCAAAGCTCTGGGTCTCAGTGCTCCTGCAGGGGTGTTGCTAGCTGGGCCTCCCGGTTGTGGAAAGACCCTGCTGGCCAAG GCTGTTGCCAATGAGTCAGGACTTAACTTCATCTCTGTCAAGGGGCCAGAGCTGCTGAACATG TATgtgggagagagcgagcgggCCGTGCGACAGGTGTTCCAGAGAGGACGGAACTCTGCCCCTTGTGTCATCTTTTTCGACGAGATCGATGCACTGTGCCCCCGCCGCTCTGGGCATGAG TCTGGAGCCAGTGTTCGTGTGGTCAACCAGCTGCTTACTGAGATGGACGGACTGGAGACCCGGCGGCAGGTCTTCATCATGGCGGCTACCAATAGACCAG ATATCATTGATCCTGCTGTGCTGAGACCAGGTCGTCTGGACAAGACCCTGTATGTGGGCCTCCCACCTCCATCAGACCGGCACGCCATCTTACTCACCATCACCAAG GGGGGCAGCAGGCCTCATCTGGAGCAGGATGTGAGTCTGGAGGAGATGGCCCATGACGTGCGCAGTGACTGCTTCAC TGGGGCAGACCTGTCTGCGTTGGTGAGGGAAGCCTCTGTCAATGCTCTGAGAGCCTACCTCCTGACCCAACCCAACCCATCTTACACAG GTCACAGCTACTCCAACGGCCCTGTGGCCGACATCCGGGTCAGCAAGCAGAACTTTGAGGACGCCTTCAAGAAAGTACGGCCGTCTGTGTCTAAAAAG GACCAGCGTATGTACGAGCAGCTAAAGGAATCTCTTACAGGGTGA
- the LOC112252974 gene encoding sphingolipid delta(4)-desaturase DES1, giving the protein MGNRVPREDYEWVYTDQPHADRRKDILAKYPEIKTLMGPDPRLKWIVCMMVLIQFLAFYLVKDLDWKWVLFWTYAFGSCINHSMTLAIHEISHNTAFGNSRAMWNRWFAMFANLPIGLPYSASFKRYHLDHHRYLGGDGVDVDIPTEFEGWFFCTRFRKFVWIILQPLFYAIRPLCINPKPITRLEVANVAVQLSFNVALYWLCGAKPVVYMMAGSLLGMGLHPISGHFIAEHYMFLKGHETYSYYGSLNLLTFNVGYHNEHHDFPSIPGRRLPLVKKIASEYYDDLPQYTSWVKVLYDFIMDDRLSPYSRVKRRLTGDVKLE; this is encoded by the exons CAAAGTACCCAGAAATAAAGACCCTAATGGGGCCTGATCCCAGGCTGAAGTGGATTGTTTGCATGATGGTACTCATCCAGTTTTTAGCATTCTATCTGGTCAAAGACCTAGACTGGAAATGGGTCTTGTTCTGGACTTATGCCTTTGGCAGCTGTATCAACCACTCCATGACCCTGGCCATTCATGAGATCTCCCACAACACAGCGTTTGGCAACAGCAGGGCCATGTGGAACCGCTGGTTCGCCATGTTTGCCAACCTGCCCATCGGGCTGCCGTATTCTGCCTCCTTTAAGCGCTACCACCTGGACCACCACCGCTACCTGGGAGGAGATGGCGTGGACGTGGACATCCCCACTGAATTTGAGGGCTGGTTCTTCTGCACACGCTTCCGTAAGTTTGTCTGGATCATCCTTCAGCCTCTGTTCTATGCCATCCGCCCTCTCTGCATCAACCCCAAGCCCATCACCAGGCTGGAGGTGGCCAACGTGGCTGTGCAGCTGTCCTTCAATGTGGCCCTCTACTGGCTGTGTGGAGCCAAGCCTGTGGTCTACATGATGGCAGGTTCCTTGCTGGGAATGGGCTTGCACCCCATCTCTGGACACTTCATCGCTGAGCACTACATGTTCCTCAAGGGCCATGAGACGTACTCATACTATGGCTCCCTCAACCTGCTCACCTTCAACGTGGGCTACCACAACGAGCACCACGACTTCCCCAGCATCCCAGGACGTAGGCTACCTCTG GTGAAGAAAATCGCATCGGAGTACTACGATGACCTGCCCCAGTACACATCATGGGTGAAGGTCCTGTATGACTTCATTATGGACGACCGGCTCAGCCCCTACTCTCGTGTGAAGAGGAGGCTAACGGGAGATGTCAAGCTGGAGTAa